In Thermospira aquatica, the following proteins share a genomic window:
- a CDS encoding IS1595 family transposase yields the protein MEKDFFTLSEKESYQILEKTLWPEGPICPRCKAKAHLLSCRLVYQCPKCGRQFSLKSQSIMRKSHLSPKIWLSAMFLVCQDGGINAVKLSKLLHISYKASWLLLQKLRSLMRLTTRHHTKSLRKLVKTFFFLSGIKRRQRKNFSPMQVVEIDADDTPSKLHIHLVDDVSHHWISDFFGKLFRHTSVEKRTPWLSHLNDGLKNLLEDVYHYGCRKHMQRYLDEFCFRFNIEGVSSRLEELLRRLGKRRQLLPWKKLVTEPLILPIWA from the coding sequence ATGGAAAAGGATTTTTTCACACTCTCAGAAAAAGAATCTTACCAGATTCTCGAAAAAACCCTCTGGCCAGAGGGACCTATTTGCCCACGGTGTAAGGCAAAGGCGCATCTTCTCTCGTGCCGGCTCGTGTATCAGTGCCCCAAGTGTGGCAGACAATTTTCCTTAAAAAGCCAGTCCATCATGCGAAAAAGTCACCTTTCGCCAAAAATCTGGCTTTCTGCCATGTTTCTTGTCTGCCAGGATGGTGGCATAAACGCCGTCAAACTCTCGAAACTTCTTCATATCAGCTACAAGGCAAGCTGGCTTCTTCTTCAAAAACTGCGAAGCCTTATGCGGCTTACCACTCGCCATCACACGAAATCCCTCCGAAAGCTTGTCAAAACCTTTTTCTTTCTCTCCGGCATCAAACGCCGCCAAAGAAAAAACTTTTCCCCCATGCAGGTTGTCGAAATTGATGCGGATGATACCCCTTCTAAACTTCACATCCATCTTGTAGATGATGTAAGTCATCACTGGATTTCAGACTTTTTTGGCAAGCTTTTCCGCCACACCTCGGTGGAAAAAAGAACACCCTGGCTTTCCCACCTTAACGATGGGTTGAAAAACCTTCTTGAAGACGTCTATCACTATGGTTGTCGAAAGCACATGCAGCGCTATCTTGATGAGTTTTGCTTTCGGTTTAACATCGAGGGGGTTTCTTCCAGGCTTGAGGAGCTTTTAAGAAGGCTTGGCAAACGTCGCCAGCTTCTCCCGTGGAAAAAACTCGTCACCGAGCCGCTTATTCTTCCCATCTGGGCGTAG
- a CDS encoding nitroreductase family protein, with protein MVSEILEKRRSYRSLDAVSFSDEDVKRLAHAASLMPSCFNNQPWRFIFIRSKKLLEGLKSVYSKGNEWAYRASMVVAVVTRNKDDCQLQGKNYAEFDTGMAVGAMLLLATEMGYVFHPIAGFDTAKAKELLGIPEDMTLITLIICGKKSPTIHPELLEHQIKAEQERPIRKPLEEFAFGDRWGNPL; from the coding sequence ATGGTGTCCGAAATTCTCGAAAAACGCCGTTCCTATCGTTCACTTGACGCTGTCTCTTTTTCAGATGAAGATGTCAAAAGATTAGCGCATGCCGCATCTCTTATGCCCTCGTGTTTCAATAATCAACCATGGCGCTTTATTTTTATACGATCAAAAAAGCTTCTTGAAGGTCTCAAATCGGTTTATAGCAAAGGAAATGAGTGGGCATATAGAGCTTCGATGGTGGTTGCAGTGGTTACTCGCAACAAAGATGATTGTCAACTTCAAGGGAAAAACTACGCTGAATTTGACACAGGAATGGCTGTGGGAGCGATGCTTCTCCTTGCTACAGAAATGGGGTATGTATTTCATCCTATAGCAGGATTTGATACTGCGAAAGCAAAGGAGCTTCTCGGTATTCCGGAGGACATGACGTTGATTACTCTTATTATTTGCGGCAAAAAGAGTCCTACGATTCATCCCGAGCTTCTGGAACATCAAATAAAGGCGGAGCAAGAGAGGCCTATCCGTAAACCGCTTGAAGAATTTGCCTTTGGTGACAGGTGGGGCAATCCCCTTTAG
- a CDS encoding DUF2156 domain-containing protein encodes MSWSSFTKEDKILFDRWFRQMQPKISEFTFTNLFIWQKAQNIRWQPYKEGALLIREENGETVLLPPVGFQDCEQIFKEVIEIAHSENIMAIVRIPEWAKRFLPHHGVLHPQREHFDYIYKASQLAELKGWRLDGKRAFVRKFIQNYPNWKFIPFTANYLEGCKKLLDHWLAEKQEIPGVREEYEATLLLLDCARDFHLEGGVLLVEDKVVAFSFGEKLNETTFVTHCEKADTSYIGVYQMINQQMAQHIIAPSYLFVNREQDLGLEGLRKAKKSYAPLKMIKKYRYEIP; translated from the coding sequence ATGAGCTGGAGTTCTTTCACCAAAGAAGACAAAATCCTTTTTGATAGATGGTTTCGTCAGATGCAGCCAAAGATTTCAGAGTTTACGTTTACCAATCTCTTCATCTGGCAAAAAGCTCAAAATATTCGCTGGCAACCATACAAAGAGGGAGCCCTTCTCATTCGTGAAGAAAACGGAGAAACCGTTCTTCTTCCTCCCGTAGGTTTTCAAGACTGTGAACAAATCTTCAAGGAAGTGATAGAGATAGCTCATTCAGAGAACATCATGGCTATTGTTCGTATTCCCGAATGGGCAAAACGTTTTCTTCCCCATCATGGTGTACTTCATCCCCAACGAGAACATTTTGATTATATTTATAAGGCCTCCCAACTGGCTGAACTTAAAGGATGGAGACTTGATGGAAAACGTGCCTTTGTCCGTAAATTTATCCAAAATTATCCCAACTGGAAATTTATTCCCTTCACGGCGAATTATCTTGAAGGTTGCAAAAAACTTCTTGACCACTGGCTTGCAGAAAAGCAAGAAATACCAGGTGTCAGAGAAGAATACGAGGCTACCCTTCTTCTTCTTGATTGTGCCAGAGATTTTCACCTAGAGGGGGGAGTGCTTCTTGTAGAAGACAAGGTTGTTGCGTTTAGTTTTGGAGAAAAACTTAACGAAACGACCTTTGTGACCCACTGTGAAAAAGCAGACACTTCTTATATTGGCGTCTATCAGATGATTAATCAACAAATGGCACAGCATATTATCGCACCATCCTATCTTTTTGTAAATCGTGAGCAGGACCTCGGTCTTGAAGGCTTAAGAAAAGCGAAAAAGAGTTATGCCCCTTTAAAAATGATAAAAAAATATCGTTATGAGATACCCTAA